A window of the Candidatus Cloacimonadota bacterium genome harbors these coding sequences:
- the priA gene encoding primosomal protein N': MPITMHYYKIALPLGINRDFSYSSQDPIPLGARVLVPLKAKLMLGICLESHTAGKLNYKSVAEVLDDTAILPLELIKLARWMSEYYHCSMGKALFAMLPAKLQSDVDAELIWIGPEEDIPPQFEALYRALIHSGKSRICDLRKSFPNLPIYRLCEAAATAGLLKIDNKLRHKDKPKILNFIQIISSDFDPDTLPLRQREAWELIKTQTKPFPMADISNVVSYSSLKALVKKGIIKIFPREVQSAQLLRDTGAKAKNIVLNDAQISAISEISSDFGSFQVHLLYGITGSGKTEVYIEIIRKYLNAGKSVIFLIPEIALTPQMLDKFDASFGEQLAILHSQLTDTQRFAQWQKLQNGECRIALGARSAIFAPVQNLGLIIVDEEHEQSYKQDSQPRYNGRDVAIVRAQQQGAQVILGSATPSLESWNNSMTGKYKLHKLLQRPMNYKLPEVRILDLCDCDSTELISDDLAKAIAQRLDRKEQVILFQNRRGYSSFVQCLKCGKLITCPNCEISMYYHRDREEMQCHYCGSFYPVPRRCPSCNSFTFSYGYPGTQKVEQSLKILFPMARILRLDSDSSRINLKSMYQRMKKHELDILLGTQMITKGLDFPNVTLVGIVNADISLNIPDFRSAERTFQLLTQVAGRSGRAEKKGEVIIQTYNPEHYAIQYASHQDFEGFARVETALRKRLYYPPYYRLARILYQSADEQEIVSEMARLSRDHLPKTDEHLLILGPAPAPFTKINNMYRHHLILKGYNPAVLKQAIDNICNSFKTKLYFQIDIDPSMLM; encoded by the coding sequence TTGCCTATAACCATGCATTACTACAAAATCGCACTCCCTCTTGGAATAAACCGTGATTTCAGCTATAGCAGCCAGGATCCCATACCTCTGGGTGCCCGGGTGTTGGTACCTCTCAAAGCCAAACTGATGCTGGGTATATGTCTGGAAAGCCATACTGCTGGAAAGCTAAACTACAAGTCCGTTGCCGAGGTTTTGGACGACACTGCCATCCTGCCACTTGAGTTGATCAAGCTTGCAAGATGGATGTCCGAATACTATCATTGCAGCATGGGAAAAGCACTATTTGCCATGCTTCCTGCAAAGCTGCAAAGTGATGTGGATGCCGAACTGATCTGGATTGGCCCCGAAGAAGATATCCCCCCTCAGTTTGAAGCACTCTACAGAGCTTTGATCCACAGTGGAAAAAGCCGAATATGCGATCTGCGTAAAAGCTTCCCCAATCTTCCCATATACCGTCTCTGCGAAGCCGCTGCAACTGCAGGTTTACTAAAGATAGATAACAAATTGCGGCACAAAGATAAGCCCAAGATCCTAAATTTTATTCAGATAATAAGTAGTGATTTTGATCCGGACACTCTTCCACTCAGGCAAAGAGAAGCTTGGGAACTCATCAAAACTCAGACCAAGCCCTTCCCCATGGCGGACATCAGCAATGTAGTTTCCTACAGCAGCCTCAAGGCATTAGTGAAAAAGGGAATTATCAAGATCTTCCCCAGAGAAGTGCAGAGCGCTCAATTACTCAGGGATACAGGCGCAAAAGCCAAGAACATCGTGTTGAATGATGCACAGATTTCTGCCATCTCAGAAATATCCTCAGATTTTGGCAGCTTTCAGGTTCACTTACTCTATGGCATCACCGGTAGTGGCAAGACCGAGGTATACATCGAGATAATCCGGAAGTATCTGAATGCCGGAAAATCCGTGATCTTTCTAATCCCGGAGATCGCCCTCACTCCCCAAATGCTGGACAAATTTGATGCAAGCTTTGGTGAACAACTCGCCATACTACATAGTCAGTTAACCGACACCCAACGCTTTGCCCAGTGGCAAAAGCTGCAGAATGGCGAATGCCGCATCGCTCTTGGAGCCCGTAGTGCGATCTTTGCTCCCGTGCAAAACCTGGGACTGATCATCGTAGATGAAGAGCATGAACAAAGTTATAAACAGGATAGCCAACCCCGCTACAATGGACGGGATGTAGCAATAGTACGAGCGCAACAGCAAGGTGCGCAAGTTATATTGGGTTCTGCCACGCCATCTCTGGAAAGCTGGAACAACAGTATGACCGGAAAGTATAAACTGCACAAATTGCTTCAACGCCCGATGAACTACAAATTGCCGGAAGTTAGAATCCTGGATCTCTGCGATTGTGACAGCACAGAACTGATTTCGGACGACTTGGCCAAGGCGATAGCACAACGGCTGGATCGTAAAGAACAAGTAATCCTCTTCCAAAACCGCCGCGGATATTCATCCTTTGTGCAATGCTTGAAATGCGGTAAACTGATTACCTGTCCAAACTGCGAAATTAGCATGTATTACCATCGCGACCGTGAAGAAATGCAATGTCATTATTGCGGATCCTTCTACCCCGTACCCCGACGATGCCCCTCCTGCAATTCTTTTACTTTTTCCTATGGATATCCTGGAACTCAGAAGGTAGAACAAAGCCTGAAGATTCTTTTTCCCATGGCGCGGATTCTCAGATTGGATAGCGACAGCAGCCGCATCAACCTGAAAAGCATGTATCAACGCATGAAAAAGCATGAGCTGGACATTCTGTTGGGCACGCAGATGATCACCAAGGGACTCGACTTTCCCAATGTAACCCTGGTTGGCATCGTGAACGCGGATATCAGCTTGAACATCCCGGATTTTCGCTCTGCGGAACGAACCTTTCAGCTCCTTACGCAAGTAGCGGGACGCAGCGGCAGAGCAGAGAAGAAAGGAGAAGTAATCATCCAGACCTACAATCCCGAGCACTACGCCATTCAATATGCCAGCCATCAGGATTTTGAAGGCTTTGCCCGCGTGGAAACAGCATTGCGTAAAAGGCTGTATTACCCTCCCTACTACCGTTTGGCGCGCATCCTCTATCAAAGCGCAGATGAACAGGAAATCGTTTCCGAAATGGCACGCTTGAGCCGGGATCACCTGCCCAAGACCGATGAGCACTTGCTTATTCTGGGCCCTGCCCCCGCTCCCTTTACCAAGATTAACAACATGTACCGCCATCATCTCATCTTGAAGGGCTACAATCCGGCAGTATTAAAACAAGCCATAGACAATATCTGCAATTCCTTTAAAACCAAGCTCTATTTTCAGATCGACATTGATCCTTCGATGTTGATGTAG